GGATACCCGCGAACATGCGCGGGTAGCCGATGCGACCCCAGGCATCCATGATGAACCAGCCGAGACCATCCGTGCCGGCGATCGACTCGGCAACGAAGAGCACCGCCACGGCGGTGCCGGTGCTGATGCGCAGGGCGGTGAAGATCTCCGGCAACGCGGCGGGGAACACGACGTGCCTCGCGATATCGAGCCGCGAAGCGCCGAGCGACCTCACGGACAGCACGGCGCCCTCCGGCACCGCGCGGGCAGCGTCCCGTGCGGTGAGGAGGATCTGGAAGAACACGATCGCCGAGATGAGGACGACCTTCGAGACGTTCCCGAGCCCGAAGAGCACGAGCAGCACGGGAAGGAAGACCACCTTCGGCACCGGGTATGTGAGGAAGATCAGCGGCGCGAAGACGCTGTCGGCGGTGGCGGACCTTCCGATCGCGAGGCCGAGAGGGACCGCGAGCGCTGTTCCGATCGCCATCGACGCCACCACCCGCCAGAGCGACAGCGCCGCGTGCGGCACCAGTTCCGGCACCAGCGTGACGAACAGCGGAAGCGCCTCGGCGGGCCCGGGCAACGCCGGTGAGCCAAGCAGCACGGCGAGCGCCTCCCAGCCCGCGAGCAGCACGAGGACCGCGAGCGCGTAGCCTACCGGTCTGCTGAGGCCGCCTCTCATGTGGCCACCCCGGGATCGGCGTGGAGCGCACCCTCGGCCGCGAGGATCTCGCGCACCTCCGCGCACCGCTCGTGGAACGCGGGATCCTGGCGGTAGTCGGTCTCCCCCATCCCGGGGTTCTCGATCACGCGTCCCACGCGACCGGGCGACGGCGACATCACGACGATGCGCTTGCCGAGGAAGACCGCCTCCTCGATGGAGTGGGTGACGAGCACCTGGGCGTGTCTCCGGCCGCGCCACAGACCGAGAAGCACGTCCTGCAGGTCCTCCCGCCTGAGAGCGTCGAGCGCCGAGAGCGGCTCGTCCATGAGCAGCAGGTCCGCATCCAGGGCCACGGCCCGGGCCAGCGCCACACGCTGCCGCATCCCGCCCGAGAGCTCCCCGGGATAGGCATGCGCAAACTCGCCGAGCCCCACGCGCCGCAACGCCTCGCGTGCCCGCTCGCGTGCGATATGCGGGTCCGAGCCACGGATCCGGAGACCCAGCGCGGCGTTGTCCTCGGCAGTCTTCCACGGAAGCAGGCCATGGTCCTGGAGTATGAGCGAGGTGGCCGTGCGCGGGCCCGCCACAGGTCGCCCGTCGACGCGTACGTCGCCCGCCGTGGGGACGAGCAGCCCGGCCGCCAGCAGGAGCA
The sequence above is drawn from the Anaerosoma tenue genome and encodes:
- a CDS encoding ABC transporter permease, whose amino-acid sequence is MRGGLSRPVGYALAVLVLLAGWEALAVLLGSPALPGPAEALPLFVTLVPELVPHAALSLWRVVASMAIGTALAVPLGLAIGRSATADSVFAPLIFLTYPVPKVVFLPVLLVLFGLGNVSKVVLISAIVFFQILLTARDAARAVPEGAVLSVRSLGASRLDIARHVVFPAALPEIFTALRISTGTAVAVLFVAESIAGTDGLGWFIMDAWGRIGYPRMFAGILAMALAGVVLYEAIDVAERISTRWRRAGA
- a CDS encoding ABC transporter ATP-binding protein, with protein sequence MTFLAFDSVSLTYGGRGRHVQALDGLTLKVALGEPVSVIGPSGCGKSSLLLLAAGLLVPTAGDVRVDGRPVAGPRTATSLILQDHGLLPWKTAEDNAALGLRIRGSDPHIARERAREALRRVGLGEFAHAYPGELSGGMRQRVALARAVALDADLLLMDEPLSALDALRREDLQDVLLGLWRGRRHAQVLVTHSIEEAVFLGKRIVVMSPSPGRVGRVIENPGMGETDYRQDPAFHERCAEVREILAAEGALHADPGVAT